Within Raineyella sp. W15-4, the genomic segment GTCGGCCGCGTGGGGCGGGAGCGGTCGACGATCAGCCCCGGCCCACCGAGGAGCGCCGATGACCGCCGCGGTGGTCCTGCCCACCTCGCCGCCGGTGCTGCTCGCCGGTCACACCCCCGGCATCGCCCGGCCGTGGGAGCGGCCGAGCCTGGTCCGGTCACTGCCTGCGGAGACCAAGCTCATTGCCCTGGTCGGCTTCGCTCTGGTCGTGGTGGCGGCGCCGGCCGCCGCGTGGCCGGTGCTGCTGCTCGCCGTCGCCGGGCTGGTGGCCGTCGCCGTGATCGCCCGGGTGCCGTTCGGCTGGGCGCTGCGACGTGCCGGGGTCGAGCTGCCATTCCTGGTGTTCGCGCTGCTGATGCCGATCGTCGCGACCGGTGAGCGGGTGCAGGTCGGTCCGCTGTCCTTGTCGGCGGCGGGTCTGGTCGGCGGCGCGCTGGTTCTCGCCCGCGCGACGCTCGGGGTGGGGGCGGCCCTCGTGCTCGCCGCCTCCACACCGCCGCACGAGATCATCGAGGGTCTGGGCCGGCTCCGGCTGCCGCGGGCGCTGGTGGATGTGCTCACCCACATGATCCGCTTCCTCGACATCGTCGCCGACGACCTGCGTCGCCAGGGCATCGCCCAGGCGGCCCGTGGGGATCACCGGAGCCGGATGGGGCGGCTCGCCGCCACGGCGGCGTCGGCCGGGCACCTTTTCGTCCGCTGTGTCGAACGCGGCGAGCGGCTCCAGCTCGCCATGCTGTCCCGCGGGTACCGCGGCGCGCTGCCGCCGAGTGGCAGGCCCGCCGCGACGGCGGGGGAGTGGGGCCGGGCACTCGCTCTGCCGGTGGTGGTCGGCGCCGTCCTGCTGACTGTGCTCGTGGCCGGGTCGGTGGGGCCGCTGGGAGCGGGGGGACCGCGATGAAGGCCGGTGCCGCGATGAAGCCCGGCACCGGGCCGACGTCGCCGCCCGCTCTCGTCGTCGAGGGCCTGGCGTTCGCCTATCCCGACGGCCGGCAGGTGCTGTTCGGCGTCGACCTGACCGTGGCGGCCGGCGAGCGGATCGCCCTGGTGGGGCCGAACGGCGCGGGGAAGACCACCCTGCTGCTGCACCTCAACGGCACTCTCGGCCCCGCGTCGGGGGGCGTCGGCGTCGGCGAGGTCCGGGTGGCCGGGGTGCCGGTCCGTCCCGACACGCTGAGGGAGGTCCGGCGCCGGGTCGGGATCGTCTTCCAGGACCCCGACGACCAACTGTTCCTGCCCACCGTCGGCCGCGATGTCGCCTTCGGACCGGCGAACCTCGGTTGGTCGCCCGAGGAGGTCGACCACCGGGTCACCGACGCCCTGGAGCGGGTGGGAATGGCGGGTCTGCGGGACCGTACGCCGCACCACCTCTCCTTCGGTCAGAAGCGGCGGGTCGCCCTGGCCGGGGTGCTGGCGATGGACCCCGATGTCCTCGTGCTCGACGAGCCGTCCTCCAACCTGGACCCGGCCGCGCGTCGGGAGCTGGCCGAGATCCTCGACTCCCTCGATGTCACCGTCGTGATGGTCACCCATGATCTGCCGTACGCGGCCCAGTTGTGCACCCGGTGCGCGGTCCTTGACGGTGGCCGGATCGTTGCCGACGGGCCGGTGCTCGACGTGCTGGGGGACGCCGATCTGCTCGCCGCGCACCGGCTCGAGCTGCCGCACGGCTTCCGGCTGGCGCCGGAGGTCGACGAGGAGCGGGCGCGATGAACCGTCCGGCCGATGGGCCACTGCCCATCCCGGCCGACGACATCGACGCCTGGGCGGCACGGTTCGACCTGCTCGGTGACCCGACCCGGCTGAGCCTGCTGGCGTACATGCACCTGCATCCGGGTTGTACGGTCGGCGAACTCGCCGCGGCCGCCGGGACTACGCCCACCACCACGTCGCAGGCCCTCCGGGTGCTGCGACGACAGGGCTGGGTGGGAGTGGAAC encodes:
- the cbiQ gene encoding cobalt ECF transporter T component CbiQ, which produces MTAAVVLPTSPPVLLAGHTPGIARPWERPSLVRSLPAETKLIALVGFALVVVAAPAAAWPVLLLAVAGLVAVAVIARVPFGWALRRAGVELPFLVFALLMPIVATGERVQVGPLSLSAAGLVGGALVLARATLGVGAALVLAASTPPHEIIEGLGRLRLPRALVDVLTHMIRFLDIVADDLRRQGIAQAARGDHRSRMGRLAATAASAGHLFVRCVERGERLQLAMLSRGYRGALPPSGRPAATAGEWGRALALPVVVGAVLLTVLVAGSVGPLGAGGPR
- a CDS encoding ABC transporter ATP-binding protein, with protein sequence MKAGAAMKPGTGPTSPPALVVEGLAFAYPDGRQVLFGVDLTVAAGERIALVGPNGAGKTTLLLHLNGTLGPASGGVGVGEVRVAGVPVRPDTLREVRRRVGIVFQDPDDQLFLPTVGRDVAFGPANLGWSPEEVDHRVTDALERVGMAGLRDRTPHHLSFGQKRRVALAGVLAMDPDVLVLDEPSSNLDPAARRELAEILDSLDVTVVMVTHDLPYAAQLCTRCAVLDGGRIVADGPVLDVLGDADLLAAHRLELPHGFRLAPEVDEERAR
- a CDS encoding helix-turn-helix transcriptional regulator, encoding MNRPADGPLPIPADDIDAWAARFDLLGDPTRLSLLAYMHLHPGCTVGELAAAAGTTPTTTSQALRVLRRQGWVGVERDGRLMRYTLLDDLAHRVLHLMGHRHAVG